From the genome of Pelmatolapia mariae isolate MD_Pm_ZW linkage group LG12, Pm_UMD_F_2, whole genome shotgun sequence, one region includes:
- the LOC134638842 gene encoding lysosomal membrane ascorbate-dependent ferrireductase CYB561A3, which yields MQQSGPSSPSCSTSDCFPLRTLNTAACGSETMAEPQKREPADLSRMRPIVIFYGFYLLCFGLGVACVVCVCLWNSKWRGGFAWDGSSLQFNWHPVLMVTGLVVVYGNGAVLYRIPLTWGQNKLPWKLLHAALMLLALVLSIVGLCAVFDFHNAQKTPNLYSIHSWIGIAATALFAMQWVAGMAGFLLPCSPISLRKRLKPMHVWLGGSILTLSIAACISGINEKLFFVLKGINMTQPYSALPPEALLGNSLGVLIVAFGLVVLKILSTREWQRPDSRPEDMAYTPLLQEENE from the exons ATGCAGCAGAGTGGCCCTTCATCTCCCAGCTGCTCCACCTCTGACTGCTTCCCCCTCCGTACCCTCAACACAGCTGCATGTGGAAGTGAGACTATGGCTGAACCGCAGAAACGCGAA CCTGCAGATCTCTCCAGGATGAGACCCATCGTGATCTTCTATGGATTCTACCTGCTGTGCTTCGGCCTGGGTGTGGCCTGCGTGGTGTGCGTGTGCCTGTGGAACAGCAAGTGGCGCGGCGGTTTTGCTTGGGACGGCTCGTCGCTTCAGTTCAACTGGCACCCCGTCCTGATGGTGACGGGTCTGGTGGTGGTGTATGGCAACG GAGCTGTGTTGTACCGCATCCCTCTGACCTGGGGTCAGAATAAGCTCCCGTGGAAGCTCCTTCATGCGGCACTGATGCTCCTCGCCCTGGTGCTGTCGATCGTGGGGCTCTGTGCTGTGTTTGACTTCCACAACGCCCAAAAGACACCCAACCTCTACTCCATACACAGCTGGATCGGAATCGCAGCAACAGCTCTTTTCGCAATGCAG TGGGTGGCGGGTATGGCGGGTTTCCTCCTTCCATGCTCCCCCATATCTTTACGTAAACGCCTGAAACCCATGCATGTGTGGTTGGGAGGTAGCATACTGACGCTCAGCATCGCTGCCTGCATCTCTGGCATCAACGAGAAACTCTTCTTTGTTCT GAAAGGAATCAATATGACTCAGCCATACTCTGCCCTTCCACCTGAGGCTTTGTTGGGAAATTCATTAGGGGTTTTGATCGTAGCCTTTGGCCTGGTTGTCCTCAAGATTCTGTCCACCCGAGAATGGCAGAGACCAGACTCCAGGCCTGAGGATATGGCCTACACG CCTTTGCttcaagaagaaaatgaatga